From a region of the Nitrospira sp. genome:
- a CDS encoding glycosyltransferase family 4 protein, which translates to MNILLLAEVSAQRVIGGAERVLRNQALGLAALGHRVELLARAPENEPEGVIEVDGLREWRYPVSRKHEAAFLWSSVRRSVEYFDRLRATEPLDAVIVHQSMAGLGPILSRRHAASRWIYICHSLAHEEYETRQAPARSTITSLRRHANLRARRSVEHAVLSRCHRVVVLSQFMRQRVIGAHGISVDRIGLIPGAVDPQAFMPSGERHVARAALNLPENHTILFTVRNLVPRMGLENLLSAIQMLNTTAHRFVLVIGGEGPLREQLQADIRRKRLHDAVRLVGFIPESQLRQYYQAADLVLMPSLQLEGFGLVMVEALACGTPVLGTPVGAIPEVLNQVDPILVAQGVDGRSIAEALERVLRRLQEPGEAVRLAKKGRALIEHRYNWTQHCTELVRMLDNPMAFRMAA; encoded by the coding sequence ATGAACATACTGTTACTGGCCGAAGTCTCGGCACAACGGGTGATCGGCGGGGCAGAGCGCGTGCTTCGCAATCAAGCCTTGGGGTTGGCAGCGCTCGGACATCGGGTGGAGTTGCTCGCGCGAGCTCCGGAGAATGAGCCGGAAGGCGTGATCGAGGTGGATGGTCTTCGGGAATGGCGTTATCCCGTCAGCCGGAAGCATGAAGCGGCGTTTCTCTGGTCCTCGGTGCGTCGATCGGTCGAGTACTTCGATCGTCTTCGCGCAACCGAACCGCTGGATGCCGTGATCGTGCATCAGTCCATGGCCGGACTCGGACCGATTCTGTCCCGCCGTCATGCGGCGTCACGCTGGATCTATATTTGCCACTCTCTTGCTCACGAGGAGTATGAGACGAGACAGGCCCCGGCTCGATCGACCATCACGAGCTTGCGTCGACATGCCAACCTTCGAGCCAGGCGCTCGGTGGAACATGCCGTCCTGTCTCGATGCCACCGTGTGGTTGTCCTCAGCCAGTTCATGCGCCAGCGGGTGATAGGAGCACATGGGATCTCGGTCGATCGCATAGGACTGATCCCGGGAGCGGTTGATCCGCAGGCCTTTATGCCTTCAGGAGAGCGTCACGTCGCAAGAGCCGCGCTCAACCTGCCGGAAAACCACACGATCCTCTTCACGGTGCGAAATCTTGTGCCGAGGATGGGGCTGGAAAATTTGCTCAGCGCCATACAGATGCTGAATACCACCGCGCATCGATTCGTGCTCGTGATCGGCGGAGAAGGCCCGCTCCGCGAACAGCTTCAAGCCGACATTCGGCGGAAAAGGTTGCATGACGCCGTACGCCTCGTAGGGTTCATTCCCGAATCCCAACTCCGCCAATACTATCAGGCAGCCGATCTCGTTCTGATGCCGAGCCTTCAATTGGAGGGATTTGGGCTGGTGATGGTTGAAGCGCTGGCCTGTGGAACACCAGTCCTGGGAACGCCGGTTGGCGCCATTCCTGAAGTCTTGAATCAAGTCGACCCCATCTTGGTTGCTCAAGGGGTTGATGGTCGTTCGATCGCTGAGGCCCTTGAACGGGTCTTGAGACGTTTGCAGGAACCAGGCGAGGCGGTGCGGCTGGCTAAGAAGGGTCGAGCTCTGATCGAGCATCGCTACAATTGGACCCAGCATTGCACTGAGCTGGTCAGAATGTTGGACAACCCAATGGCCTTTCGGATGGCGGCATAG
- the asnB gene encoding asparagine synthase (glutamine-hydrolyzing), giving the protein MCGICGVIGQNDGTAVHAMLRRLVHRGPDEEGVYRQSGIALGARRLRVIDPEGGRQPVSNETRTVRAIMNGEIYNYRELRKELLNRGHHLTNQCDTEVLVHLYEDEGFDAFRRLRGMFAIALWDQERRCAWLIRDHLGIKPLYYAIRRPEAGGETCVVFSSEIPSLLEALPDWQLHPESIAEYLTHLYIPGSATAVAGVHQLRPGEALKVSDGRTELLRYYRLEDELHHDNQWTSKEAVPEVLRTFEETVHAHLVSDVPLGLFLSGGLDSASLLAVMAKYQTDPIKTFTIGYEHPADQSFSELASARFLAAHFRTTHTETILKPDAVALIKKVVEGMGEPFADSSAIPTYLVSEVARQTVTVALSGIGGDELFGGYPRYLGVRTAAQYQRLPQKLRERIAQWSTSIGERGNGRDQVARLKRFLHGGHLPLPEQYCRWTTFIPAEWDGALWGDQLEAMFAGERPRGLAHELFNQWASTDPMNCAMGVDLQSYLPDDLLRMGDRMSMVHSLELRVPFCDQQLLTAALRIPSSMRFAGWRLKGFMRRMLRGILPDRILHAPKQGFMVPMARWLREDLREMAHDLLSDDVIRKRGYVKPRYVRWLWEEHDAGRRNCSDQLYALIVLELWHRQLRAGSHDRTEVVTSA; this is encoded by the coding sequence ATGTGCGGCATTTGCGGAGTCATAGGGCAGAATGACGGCACGGCGGTCCACGCAATGCTTCGAAGACTGGTCCATCGCGGACCGGATGAAGAAGGAGTCTATCGGCAATCTGGAATTGCGCTTGGCGCGCGGAGACTTCGAGTGATCGATCCGGAAGGTGGCCGGCAACCGGTCAGCAATGAGACGCGTACCGTGCGGGCCATCATGAATGGCGAGATCTATAACTACAGAGAATTGCGGAAAGAGCTGTTGAACAGAGGGCACCACCTGACGAATCAGTGCGATACGGAAGTCCTGGTCCATTTGTATGAAGATGAAGGGTTTGATGCGTTTCGCCGATTGAGAGGCATGTTTGCCATTGCCTTGTGGGATCAGGAGCGTCGCTGCGCATGGTTGATCCGTGATCATCTTGGTATCAAACCGCTGTACTATGCGATCCGCCGCCCCGAAGCCGGTGGGGAAACATGTGTCGTATTTTCATCGGAGATTCCCTCACTACTCGAGGCCTTACCCGATTGGCAGCTCCATCCCGAAAGCATCGCCGAATATTTGACGCATTTATACATACCAGGATCTGCCACGGCTGTCGCCGGCGTGCATCAGCTGCGCCCCGGCGAGGCGTTGAAGGTATCGGATGGACGTACGGAATTGCTGCGCTATTATCGCCTGGAGGATGAGCTTCACCATGACAACCAGTGGACGAGCAAAGAGGCCGTACCGGAAGTTTTACGTACGTTCGAGGAGACCGTGCACGCTCATCTCGTGAGCGATGTGCCCTTGGGATTATTCCTCTCAGGCGGCCTCGACTCCGCGTCCCTCTTGGCTGTCATGGCCAAATATCAGACAGACCCCATCAAGACCTTCACAATCGGATATGAGCATCCTGCTGACCAATCGTTCAGTGAACTGGCATCGGCTCGCTTTCTGGCGGCTCATTTCCGGACGACTCATACCGAAACGATTCTGAAACCGGATGCGGTTGCCCTCATCAAAAAGGTGGTCGAGGGGATGGGCGAGCCATTTGCCGACTCATCGGCCATTCCCACCTATTTGGTTTCTGAAGTCGCTCGTCAAACCGTCACGGTTGCACTCTCCGGAATCGGCGGAGACGAACTCTTCGGAGGGTATCCTCGATATCTGGGCGTGCGCACCGCCGCACAGTATCAACGCCTCCCACAGAAGCTCCGTGAACGGATTGCCCAATGGAGTACATCCATCGGCGAACGAGGAAATGGCCGCGATCAGGTTGCCCGCCTGAAACGATTTCTCCACGGTGGCCATCTCCCGCTTCCAGAGCAGTACTGCCGTTGGACGACGTTTATTCCTGCCGAATGGGACGGCGCTCTCTGGGGAGACCAACTGGAGGCCATGTTTGCCGGTGAGAGGCCACGAGGACTTGCTCACGAGTTGTTCAACCAGTGGGCCTCAACCGATCCCATGAACTGTGCCATGGGCGTAGACCTCCAGAGCTATCTGCCTGATGATCTCCTGCGCATGGGAGATCGAATGAGCATGGTGCATTCCCTCGAGCTGCGCGTTCCGTTTTGCGACCAGCAACTGTTGACCGCGGCGCTACGGATTCCCTCTTCGATGCGGTTTGCCGGTTGGCGGTTAAAGGGATTCATGCGCCGAATGTTGCGAGGCATCTTGCCTGATCGGATTCTTCATGCACCCAAACAAGGGTTCATGGTGCCGATGGCTCGATGGCTTCGGGAGGACCTTCGTGAGATGGCACACGATCTATTGTCGGATGATGTGATCAGGAAACGGGGCTACGTCAAACCGCGCTACGTACGATGGCTATGGGAAGAGCATGACGCCGGCCGTCGAAACTGTTCGGATCAACTCTATGCGCTGATCGTGCTGGAACTCTGGCATCGACAGTTGCGTGCCGGTTCCCATGACAGAACGGAGGTCGTGACGAGCGCATGA
- a CDS encoding class I SAM-dependent methyltransferase encodes MNAASALQEASSECPCGTLEPPTEVFHTPTRRYVQCPTCELVFRSPRPARESVEDYFRESYDGDYGAVEALDDRQPVFRSVLKHLSSYRSPSGTLLDIGCGDGGFLLLCREGGWNCSGIELSKQAALRAAQKGFPMLPPHTLEGGEQVPRFDVVTLINVLETVADPSVMLQQASNLLAPKGLMLVRATNGLFHLSMRHPARWIGSQYDQAFHWYLYTARALTTLMEQAGLSIISLRNSRPSRGPLSPVHPWVSRLKWTVSRTVLWPLSQTVYYATSGRLLCAPSFEIVAQRPGHGP; translated from the coding sequence ATGAACGCGGCAAGCGCTCTCCAAGAAGCTTCCAGCGAATGTCCCTGCGGAACTCTGGAACCGCCGACCGAGGTATTTCACACTCCAACCAGGCGGTATGTTCAGTGTCCCACGTGTGAGCTCGTGTTTCGCTCTCCTCGCCCGGCACGCGAGTCAGTCGAAGACTATTTTCGTGAAAGCTACGATGGGGATTATGGAGCCGTCGAAGCCTTAGATGATCGTCAGCCGGTGTTTCGAAGTGTGTTGAAGCACCTGTCTTCGTATCGATCGCCCTCAGGTACCCTGCTTGATATCGGGTGTGGAGATGGAGGGTTCCTGTTGCTCTGTCGAGAGGGCGGATGGAACTGCTCGGGAATCGAACTATCCAAACAGGCCGCGCTTCGAGCCGCGCAGAAAGGGTTCCCTATGTTACCGCCCCACACGCTTGAGGGTGGTGAACAGGTGCCGCGATTCGATGTCGTGACCTTGATCAACGTGCTGGAAACCGTGGCCGACCCGTCAGTCATGCTTCAGCAAGCGAGCAACCTCCTCGCACCGAAGGGACTGATGCTGGTGCGCGCGACAAACGGACTGTTCCATCTGTCGATGCGACACCCCGCTCGCTGGATCGGTTCCCAATATGACCAAGCCTTCCATTGGTATCTGTACACCGCTAGGGCGCTGACCACCTTAATGGAACAGGCCGGGCTCAGCATCATCAGCCTGCGCAATTCCAGGCCCAGCCGAGGTCCCTTGTCTCCCGTGCACCCCTGGGTGAGCCGATTGAAATGGACAGTCAGCCGAACAGTACTGTGGCCGCTATCTCAGACTGTGTACTACGCAACGAGCGGTCGTCTCCTGTGCGCTCCCTCGTTTGAAATCGTCGCCCAGCGACCAGGACATGGACCATGA
- a CDS encoding glycosyltransferase family 4 protein — protein sequence MKPVVLAQLAGSAGYGGGERYLELLFDRLDRTRFRPLLICPEPGPFVGKMISKKVPTSVVPLTPLFNPLALLRLAYVLKQNKVTVLQTHGARANVYGRLAAWLAGVPCVVATIHNSIRDYEINPAKRSFYIAILRALLPQADRLICVSDAIKRDVLADCPAAAARTTTVRNGIDLASFSGSGNRNKIRREWCVGNGLALLTVARLTEEKGHRFLIGALPGLLAEWPSLVCLFVGEGECREVLRTLAREKGVEQSCRFVGARDDVGDWYAAADVVVLPSLSEGFPFVVLEALAMCRPVVATSVNGVPEIVRHGSNGLLVPPRSSHALEAAIRSMLRDPTWAARMGKTGQQEVAARFTAGKMVQDTVKVFEEAMPALRSSSAVAPPEVQKEAA from the coding sequence ATGAAGCCGGTCGTTCTGGCGCAACTGGCCGGCTCAGCCGGGTATGGTGGAGGTGAGCGGTATCTGGAACTGCTGTTTGATCGATTGGACCGCACCCGTTTTCGTCCGCTCCTGATCTGTCCGGAACCGGGTCCGTTTGTCGGGAAGATGATATCGAAGAAGGTTCCGACCAGCGTCGTCCCCCTGACCCCGCTCTTCAATCCGTTAGCGCTCCTGCGGCTGGCATACGTACTCAAGCAGAACAAGGTGACTGTTCTCCAAACGCATGGGGCGCGCGCGAACGTGTATGGGCGCCTGGCAGCATGGTTGGCCGGAGTGCCTTGCGTGGTGGCGACGATACACAACTCCATCAGAGATTACGAAATCAACCCGGCCAAACGGTCTTTCTATATCGCGATCCTGCGGGCTCTGCTTCCACAGGCCGATCGACTGATTTGTGTCTCCGATGCCATCAAGCGGGATGTCCTTGCCGACTGCCCCGCCGCCGCTGCGAGAACGACGACGGTTCGGAACGGGATTGACCTGGCCTCGTTCTCCGGCTCAGGAAATCGCAACAAGATCAGGAGAGAATGGTGTGTAGGTAATGGGCTCGCGCTCCTCACAGTCGCGAGACTCACGGAGGAAAAGGGCCATCGGTTTTTGATCGGTGCTCTCCCCGGTCTTCTGGCAGAATGGCCGTCACTTGTCTGCTTGTTTGTTGGGGAAGGTGAATGTCGGGAAGTCCTCAGGACCTTGGCGAGAGAGAAGGGAGTTGAGCAGTCCTGTCGGTTTGTGGGCGCTCGGGACGACGTGGGAGACTGGTATGCCGCAGCAGATGTGGTCGTGTTGCCTTCCCTGTCGGAAGGGTTTCCCTTTGTAGTCCTAGAGGCGTTGGCCATGTGCCGGCCCGTTGTTGCAACGAGTGTCAATGGTGTGCCGGAGATCGTCCGCCACGGCAGCAACGGCCTACTGGTTCCCCCGAGGAGCTCCCATGCCTTGGAAGCGGCGATTCGGAGTATGCTTCGGGATCCGACTTGGGCCGCGCGAATGGGCAAGACAGGGCAACAAGAAGTGGCAGCGCGGTTTACGGCAGGGAAAATGGTTCAAGATACGGTCAAGGTATTTGAAGAGGCTATGCCGGCCTTGCGCAGCTCATCCGCGGTTGCACCTCCAGAGGTGCAGAAGGAAGCGGCATGA
- a CDS encoding class I SAM-dependent methyltransferase has translation MMAYELTRDHFFDVLKTYQPSAYESFGQKDDRFKIPMHHAMKCRDRLHVALRSGLRMLPPETQSIVDLGPFPGSLLRLLRRIGYTKAAQLYGAGLMISEDFVEFMRRDIHADIMTVDLDPLGGHFQAKGYSDKVPLPDHSVQLVFALEIIEHLTSPFHLLEEAFRILRSGGHVVLTTPNVTRIGNIFKLLIGRTLNDRLAPPGYKNPDDEWRPHAREYAMHELTDMLRQTGFCIAESRYFLGEDTQDCRQSVKQHGIDWAKWPFYVVPHLRGSLLIVGRKP, from the coding sequence GTGATGGCTTACGAATTGACCAGAGATCACTTTTTCGACGTCCTGAAAACGTACCAGCCGTCTGCCTACGAGTCCTTCGGGCAGAAAGATGACCGGTTCAAGATTCCCATGCATCATGCGATGAAATGCCGGGACCGTTTGCATGTGGCATTGCGGAGTGGTTTGCGTATGCTGCCGCCCGAGACACAGTCGATCGTTGACTTAGGGCCTTTCCCCGGCAGCCTGTTGAGGCTGCTCCGTCGCATCGGTTATACGAAAGCGGCACAGTTGTACGGAGCCGGGCTGATGATCTCCGAGGACTTCGTAGAGTTCATGCGGCGAGACATCCATGCGGACATCATGACGGTCGACCTCGATCCCTTGGGCGGTCACTTTCAGGCAAAGGGATATTCCGATAAGGTCCCTCTTCCGGATCACTCGGTTCAACTGGTCTTCGCGCTGGAAATCATCGAACATCTGACTTCGCCGTTTCATTTGCTCGAGGAAGCATTTCGAATTCTTCGTTCCGGCGGTCATGTGGTGCTGACGACGCCGAACGTCACTCGGATCGGGAACATCTTCAAGCTCTTGATCGGTCGTACCCTGAACGATCGCCTTGCTCCACCGGGATACAAGAATCCCGATGATGAATGGCGGCCGCATGCCCGAGAGTATGCCATGCACGAATTGACCGACATGCTGCGCCAAACCGGATTTTGCATCGCGGAATCCCGGTATTTTCTCGGCGAAGACACGCAAGACTGCCGTCAGTCCGTCAAGCAACATGGCATCGATTGGGCCAAATGGCCGTTCTATGTCGTGCCTCACTTGCGCGGCAGCCTGTTGATCGTCGGGAGGAAACCATGA
- a CDS encoding glycosyltransferase family 39 protein yields MIVLSAICLGLLARAWVIWTAPGHSFAVDQLFDTLAWNLVTLGRFTLDGVDPAAHVAPLYPAVLASFYFLVGHRPDWVPMLHILFDLGAAWSLYRVGTALWDSRVGAWTASIVFLYPAYWTYDPRIRSEALLTLLISVWLWTVVRSAQVPSSRQFTLMGLAAGLTILCKPVVLVLAMCLMAFIWIDTDQLSQRVKYGVVYGATCLVLVLPWSVRNYMSFHHIIPVSAGVGAGLWMGSDPSSRGSWPMPQEREQAIWESAGITPLPYAYAMYDVSTDQLLRKKGIDRIVADPLNYAALTCGRIWDFWVGNAYYLSDEGQGFMHGLQKDLKERGLAVATYSLVKRLLLVPGLIVMACFSGWVHREHWKTLLPLYLFPIGLTAGYVPFTVEAGRYALPVLPCLMMLSVAAVPHFRMRRAILQRRPVYSHMTSA; encoded by the coding sequence ATGATTGTCCTGTCGGCAATCTGTCTGGGTCTGCTTGCGCGAGCCTGGGTTATCTGGACGGCGCCAGGGCATTCGTTTGCCGTTGATCAGCTGTTTGATACGCTGGCATGGAATCTGGTGACTCTGGGACGGTTCACTCTGGATGGGGTCGATCCTGCCGCCCATGTGGCCCCTCTCTATCCGGCCGTCCTCGCAAGTTTCTATTTCTTGGTCGGCCATCGACCGGACTGGGTGCCGATGCTTCATATACTCTTCGATCTCGGAGCCGCGTGGAGCCTCTATAGAGTTGGCACTGCATTGTGGGATTCCCGAGTAGGGGCGTGGACCGCGTCCATCGTATTCCTCTATCCGGCCTACTGGACCTATGACCCAAGGATCCGGAGTGAAGCCCTTTTGACACTGTTAATCAGTGTCTGGCTCTGGACGGTGGTCAGATCTGCGCAGGTCCCGTCCAGCCGTCAATTCACCCTGATGGGGCTCGCTGCCGGTCTGACGATCCTGTGTAAACCGGTGGTCTTGGTGTTGGCCATGTGTCTGATGGCATTCATATGGATAGACACAGATCAGCTCTCACAACGGGTCAAGTATGGAGTGGTGTACGGAGCGACGTGTCTCGTGCTCGTGCTGCCGTGGTCCGTGCGGAACTACATGTCTTTTCATCACATCATTCCGGTTTCGGCCGGTGTGGGCGCAGGACTGTGGATGGGAAGTGATCCCTCGTCTCGAGGCAGTTGGCCGATGCCGCAGGAACGAGAACAAGCCATATGGGAGAGTGCCGGGATCACCCCGCTGCCCTATGCGTATGCAATGTATGACGTGTCGACGGATCAACTGCTTCGTAAAAAGGGGATAGATCGAATCGTGGCCGATCCATTGAATTACGCGGCACTGACATGTGGAAGGATTTGGGATTTCTGGGTCGGCAACGCGTACTACTTGTCAGATGAAGGACAAGGGTTCATGCATGGGCTGCAGAAGGATCTCAAGGAGAGGGGTTTGGCCGTGGCCACGTATAGTCTGGTCAAGCGGCTGTTGCTTGTTCCTGGTCTCATTGTCATGGCTTGCTTCAGTGGCTGGGTTCATCGAGAGCACTGGAAGACCCTTCTTCCTCTCTATCTGTTCCCGATTGGCCTGACGGCGGGGTATGTGCCCTTCACTGTGGAGGCCGGTCGCTATGCACTACCCGTATTACCGTGTCTCATGATGCTATCAGTCGCCGCAGTTCCCCATTTTAGGATGCGTCGAGCGATTCTCCAGAGGCGGCCGGTTTATTCACATATGACAAGCGCGTGA
- a CDS encoding class I SAM-dependent methyltransferase — translation MERRSAYPTDTQHMVNLSGYVWAAHQVGSLGQRRILDLSCGTGYGADYLGARAGRIVGIDCVPSVVAKSRTDYPRCNVDFLAMDGCALGFRDESFDCIVSQDTIEHIQDDHGFVAELTRVLKPRGMLIIFTPHGKGRGVIPGDPYHVREYTADEFKALLAPYFSTIRWYGRRQGLRLKTVEQSMERVRQWDPSGLRNCVPRPIRHWIGGLISRWHGGPSLSEIVPADIEYGEGIAEDTNLIGVCVK, via the coding sequence GTGGAACGACGATCCGCCTATCCCACCGATACGCAGCACATGGTGAACTTATCGGGATATGTGTGGGCGGCCCATCAAGTCGGCTCACTGGGACAACGTCGAATTTTGGATCTCTCTTGCGGAACCGGGTACGGTGCCGACTACCTTGGCGCGAGGGCGGGTCGGATCGTCGGGATCGATTGCGTTCCGAGCGTTGTCGCCAAGAGCCGAACCGATTATCCTCGATGCAATGTCGATTTTCTTGCGATGGATGGATGTGCCCTCGGATTTCGAGATGAATCGTTCGACTGCATCGTTTCACAAGATACCATTGAACACATCCAAGATGACCACGGTTTCGTAGCTGAGCTCACTCGCGTGTTGAAACCTCGAGGCATGCTGATCATTTTTACGCCCCACGGAAAGGGCAGGGGAGTCATTCCAGGTGATCCTTACCACGTTCGTGAATACACCGCGGATGAGTTCAAAGCGCTCCTGGCGCCATACTTTTCGACTATTCGCTGGTACGGCCGGCGCCAAGGTCTGCGGTTGAAAACGGTCGAACAATCGATGGAGCGCGTCCGTCAGTGGGATCCATCAGGACTCCGTAATTGTGTTCCACGGCCTATCCGTCATTGGATCGGTGGACTGATCAGTCGATGGCATGGGGGGCCTTCATTAAGTGAGATCGTTCCTGCGGATATTGAATACGGCGAAGGGATTGCCGAAGACACCAACTTGATCGGGGTCTGCGTTAAATGA
- a CDS encoding glycosyltransferase family 2 protein: MTSGDSGGLVDMSIAIVSYNTRTLLLDCLKSVFESTDAIRFEVIVVDNNSQDATVPAVQMTYPKIDLIVNQENLGFAKAVNQGFAVSRGRYFLMLNSDTRIRPQTLDRMLACLDQEPTIGAVGCKQWTGDGLLYQSCYPFPSIRDHLTYAEVFRRWAPRLQGSLAARQVIDCSQSQDVDWINGACLLVRRELMKACGGLDEGYFMYFEDVDLCREIRRRGYRIRHLADADIVHLLGRSGTNDRARLNIIWEFSRIRYVEKHFSWLKRWIMKGWIAVGAMVRLIGAFGRSQSAATDISFDTYLSIVRRLWSGGRPTQADLAWSSQSKG; this comes from the coding sequence ATGACATCAGGAGATTCAGGGGGTTTAGTGGACATGTCGATCGCCATCGTCAGCTACAACACCCGAACGTTGTTGCTCGATTGCCTCAAGTCGGTGTTCGAATCTACGGATGCGATTCGATTTGAAGTCATCGTCGTAGACAACAACTCGCAGGATGCGACGGTACCCGCCGTGCAAATGACGTATCCCAAGATCGACCTTATCGTGAATCAAGAGAATCTGGGATTTGCCAAAGCGGTCAACCAAGGGTTCGCAGTGAGCCGCGGGCGATATTTTCTCATGTTGAACAGCGACACACGTATACGGCCGCAGACATTGGATCGGATGCTGGCCTGTCTTGATCAAGAACCAACGATCGGCGCCGTGGGGTGCAAACAGTGGACCGGGGATGGCCTCCTGTACCAATCTTGTTATCCCTTTCCATCGATTCGGGATCATCTGACCTATGCCGAGGTCTTCCGACGATGGGCTCCTAGGTTACAGGGTTCCCTGGCGGCCAGGCAGGTCATCGACTGTTCGCAGTCACAGGATGTGGACTGGATCAATGGGGCGTGTCTCCTGGTGCGCCGCGAGCTGATGAAGGCGTGCGGTGGGTTGGACGAAGGGTATTTCATGTATTTCGAGGATGTCGATCTGTGCCGAGAAATCCGGCGGCGTGGGTATCGAATTCGGCATCTGGCCGATGCAGATATCGTACATTTGCTCGGCCGCAGTGGAACGAATGATCGAGCTCGTTTGAACATCATATGGGAGTTCAGCCGAATCAGGTATGTGGAAAAACACTTTTCATGGCTCAAACGTTGGATCATGAAAGGCTGGATCGCCGTTGGAGCAATGGTGCGCCTCATTGGGGCGTTCGGCAGATCACAGTCGGCCGCGACAGACATATCTTTCGACACCTATCTGTCGATCGTTCGTCGTTTATGGAGCGGAGGACGGCCGACACAGGCTGACTTGGCCTGGTCCAGTCAGAGTAAAGGATAA
- a CDS encoding oligosaccharide flippase family protein, producing MSMQDDESGPTRFRHRILRAGWWAGGGFLLDKVIAAGQLAVLARILTPVDFGIMAASAAVLLAMLTLSELGVDSALIAKEHVTDEDLAAAWTLSALRGLVMAAGIWVLAGIISDLMRMPVLESLLRVHALALIVQGVQSPALAMMMKRLDLKRRVTLDVVRRIVEATVTVIVAVFYRTVWALVIGQLAGLVVGCVLSFLVSPFTPRWSLKSSSVSYFVRYGSRLNITTLCAFGVMTGGELVVGRELGAEALGFYQVALAIPLLLGARATSLMQQISVPTYASLQQDRLGVARVFDLQAGLVGIAYIPLAVMIGTLAPILVPFVFGPQWIGIVDPLKVLCVYTVCSGYAAVMASLHFGMGRPDLQMRSWVGQCALYLAIIVPMTSSLGVLGAALSLTISFILGVVLQALETHRLLGSSSHATFVALGRTGIIGLIAGVLLSSIQGEHQVAIPWTPEILALLAAGMLGGYLWWIERPRLNALWNYQAQGARA from the coding sequence ATGTCTATGCAGGATGATGAATCGGGACCGACGCGTTTCCGTCACCGGATCCTTCGCGCTGGCTGGTGGGCTGGTGGAGGATTTCTGCTCGACAAAGTGATTGCGGCGGGACAACTCGCTGTCCTCGCAAGAATCCTGACACCGGTGGATTTCGGAATCATGGCCGCGTCGGCCGCCGTGTTACTGGCGATGTTGACCCTCAGTGAGTTGGGGGTTGATTCGGCTCTCATAGCGAAAGAACACGTGACTGACGAAGATCTGGCCGCGGCATGGACACTGTCGGCTCTCCGGGGGCTGGTGATGGCGGCAGGAATCTGGGTCTTGGCGGGGATAATCAGCGATCTGATGCGTATGCCGGTGCTTGAGTCCCTGTTGCGTGTGCACGCCCTGGCTTTGATCGTACAGGGAGTCCAAAGCCCGGCATTGGCCATGATGATGAAACGACTCGACCTGAAGCGTCGCGTGACACTGGATGTTGTCCGTCGAATTGTGGAAGCAACCGTAACCGTAATCGTTGCAGTTTTCTACCGGACCGTCTGGGCACTCGTCATCGGGCAGCTGGCCGGCCTGGTGGTTGGATGTGTGCTGTCTTTTCTGGTGTCGCCTTTTACTCCGCGGTGGTCCCTGAAAAGCTCATCAGTATCCTACTTTGTCCGGTACGGCAGCCGTCTCAACATCACGACGCTGTGTGCCTTCGGGGTCATGACCGGTGGAGAACTGGTCGTCGGTCGGGAACTCGGAGCGGAAGCGCTCGGATTCTATCAGGTGGCGCTCGCCATCCCGCTGCTGTTGGGCGCTCGAGCCACATCGCTCATGCAGCAAATCAGTGTACCGACTTATGCTTCATTGCAGCAGGACCGGCTTGGGGTTGCCCGTGTCTTCGACCTCCAAGCGGGACTTGTGGGTATCGCCTACATTCCGCTGGCGGTGATGATTGGTACCTTGGCGCCTATTCTTGTGCCCTTCGTGTTTGGCCCGCAATGGATCGGTATTGTCGACCCGCTGAAAGTGCTTTGTGTATATACCGTTTGTAGCGGATATGCCGCTGTGATGGCCTCGTTGCACTTTGGAATGGGACGTCCCGACCTTCAAATGAGGAGTTGGGTCGGGCAGTGTGCATTGTATCTGGCCATCATTGTTCCAATGACGAGCTCGTTGGGGGTACTCGGCGCCGCTCTCTCGCTGACAATCAGCTTCATACTCGGCGTTGTACTGCAAGCGTTGGAAACACACCGACTTCTGGGCTCATCCAGCCATGCCACCTTCGTGGCACTCGGCCGAACAGGGATCATTGGTCTCATCGCGGGCGTACTTCTCTCCTCAATACAGGGAGAGCATCAAGTCGCGATTCCCTGGACGCCCGAGATCCTTGCTCTGCTTGCTGCTGGAATGCTCGGTGGGTACCTGTGGTGGATTGAGCGTCCACGCCTCAATGCGCTCTGGAACTATCAAGCACAGGGTGCAAGAGCATGA